The Mercenaria mercenaria strain notata chromosome 10, MADL_Memer_1, whole genome shotgun sequence genome contains a region encoding:
- the LOC123561060 gene encoding uncharacterized protein LOC123561060 isoform X1 codes for MKKSERSSRKKIDYKKMASGLSPVTEVKGKEKSKIAEVTAPAGASIADKLSEPKDTSTPVKLTLPVNPGDEKSSLLNKLAELDKKQKQLQEKKELETLRKQVEEREEAVRELEKSLTEPVRKGKSKESSSGESGGAKPKKHKSRLAASFQEGQTPSTSTESGQSGVMVHIISDSIAKDVGGIWHTKVIAFPGIGITRLSVRIQSSPYLVSKPVTIIHVGTNDINPRNPNEEYSVDDIISFYNNMITLIRNVNPHTHIVFSSILPRPCDYEQTKDKIKQVNQLLEVKCKERYCQFIHSFRPFFKYGKPVRALFAVRDKGLHLNLEGTRQLRKFFINTVSHLLKGKLAM; via the exons ATGAAGAAAAGTGAAAGATCTTCCAGAAAGAAGATAGATTATAAGAAGATGGCGTCGGGGTTAAGCCCGGTTACCGAAGTGAAAGGGAAGGAGAAGAGTAAAATCGCCGAAGTGACAGCTCCCGCTGGAGCCTCAATAGCAGATAAACTTTCTGAGCCGAAAGACACATCTACACCGGTAAAACTCACACTTCCGGTGAATCCAGGTGATGAAAAAAGTTCGCTTCTAAACAAGTTAGCAGAGTTGGATAAGAAACAAAAGCAACTCCAAGAGAAGAAAGAACTAGAAACGTTACGGAAACAGGTCGAGGAACGAGAGGAGGCGGTGCGTGAATTAGAGAAATCCCTCACCGAACCGGTACGTAAAGGTAAATCCAAAGAATCATCTTCAGGGGAATCAGGCGGTGCCAAGCCGAAAAAACACAAATCAAGATTAGCAGCTAGTTTTCAGGAAGGACAAACACCATCTACCTCAACAGAATCAGGACAATCAG GTGTGATGGTTCATATTATTTCGGATTCAATTGCCAAGGATGTGGGTGGTATTTGGCATACTAAAGTGATAGCCTTTCCTGGAATTGGTATTACTCGTCTATCAGTAAGGATTCAAAGTTCACCTTACTTAGTTTCTAAACCCGTCACAATTATACATGTGGGTACAAATGACATAAACCCTAGAAATCCCAACGAAGAATATTCTGTGGACGATATTATtagtttttataataatatgattACATTGATCAGAAATGTTAACCCACATACTCATATTGTTTTTTCATCCATTTTGCCACGTCCATGTGATTATGAACAGACTAAGGATAAGATCAAGCAGGTTAATCAGTTATTAGAAGTTAAGTGCAAAGAAAGATACTGCCAATTTATTCACTCATTTAGACCATTTTTCAAATACGGCAAACCAGTACGTGCTCTTTTTGCTGTTAGAGATAAAGGCCTCCATCTTAACCTGGAAGGTACTCGTCAGTTACGCAAGTTTTTCATTAACACAGTATCTCACTTACTTAAAGGTAAACTTGCAATGTAA
- the LOC123561060 gene encoding uncharacterized protein LOC123561060 isoform X3 has translation MKKSERSSRKKIDYKKMASGLSPVTEVKGKEKSKIAEVTAPAGASIADKLSEPKDTSTPVKLTLPVNPGDEKSSLLNKLAELDKKQKQLQEKKELETLRKQVEEREEAVRELEKSLTEPVRKGKSKESSSGESGGAKPKKHKSRLAASFQEGQTPSTSTESGQSGVMVHIISDSIAKDVGGIWHTKVIAFPGIGITRLSL, from the exons ATGAAGAAAAGTGAAAGATCTTCCAGAAAGAAGATAGATTATAAGAAGATGGCGTCGGGGTTAAGCCCGGTTACCGAAGTGAAAGGGAAGGAGAAGAGTAAAATCGCCGAAGTGACAGCTCCCGCTGGAGCCTCAATAGCAGATAAACTTTCTGAGCCGAAAGACACATCTACACCGGTAAAACTCACACTTCCGGTGAATCCAGGTGATGAAAAAAGTTCGCTTCTAAACAAGTTAGCAGAGTTGGATAAGAAACAAAAGCAACTCCAAGAGAAGAAAGAACTAGAAACGTTACGGAAACAGGTCGAGGAACGAGAGGAGGCGGTGCGTGAATTAGAGAAATCCCTCACCGAACCGGTACGTAAAGGTAAATCCAAAGAATCATCTTCAGGGGAATCAGGCGGTGCCAAGCCGAAAAAACACAAATCAAGATTAGCAGCTAGTTTTCAGGAAGGACAAACACCATCTACCTCAACAGAATCAGGACAATCAG GTGTGATGGTTCATATTATTTCGGATTCAATTGCCAAGGATGTGGGTGGTATTTGGCATACTAAAGTGATAGCCTTTCCTGGAATTGGTATTACTCGTCTATCA TTGTAA
- the LOC123561060 gene encoding uncharacterized protein LOC123561060 isoform X4, with protein sequence MKKSERSSRKKIDYKKMASGLSPVTEVKGKEKSKIAEVTAPAGASIADKLSEPKDTSTPVKLTLPVNPGDEKSSLLNKLAELDKKQKQLQEKKELETLRKQVEEREEAVRELEKSLTEPVRKGKSKESSSGESGGAKPKKHKSRLAASFQEGQTPSTSTESGQSVVTVCSHI encoded by the exons ATGAAGAAAAGTGAAAGATCTTCCAGAAAGAAGATAGATTATAAGAAGATGGCGTCGGGGTTAAGCCCGGTTACCGAAGTGAAAGGGAAGGAGAAGAGTAAAATCGCCGAAGTGACAGCTCCCGCTGGAGCCTCAATAGCAGATAAACTTTCTGAGCCGAAAGACACATCTACACCGGTAAAACTCACACTTCCGGTGAATCCAGGTGATGAAAAAAGTTCGCTTCTAAACAAGTTAGCAGAGTTGGATAAGAAACAAAAGCAACTCCAAGAGAAGAAAGAACTAGAAACGTTACGGAAACAGGTCGAGGAACGAGAGGAGGCGGTGCGTGAATTAGAGAAATCCCTCACCGAACCGGTACGTAAAGGTAAATCCAAAGAATCATCTTCAGGGGAATCAGGCGGTGCCAAGCCGAAAAAACACAAATCAAGATTAGCAGCTAGTTTTCAGGAAGGACAAACACCATCTACCTCAACAGAATCAGGACAATCAG TTGTAACAGTATGCAGTCAT